From the genome of Natrinema marinum:
CGAGGCCCCCGTCGACGCCTCCGAGGACGCGGACGCCCGGTACGGCCGCGTCGTCTCCCGGCGGGCGTCGGTTACGGTCCGCGTCGAGACCGACGAGGCGATCCCCGACGGGGTCGTCTGGCTCCCGATCCACCATCCCGACGTGAACGACCTTACGCTGCCGGACGTCGATCCCCGCTCGAACGAGCCCAACTTCAAGCAGTGTGCGGTCCGCCTCGAGCCACCCCGTGAGCGAGACATCGGCGCGGTCGCCGAAGCGAGCGCCTGACGCTCTCCTCGCCGACCCGGCGGGCGACGGCTCGAGGGAATCCGCGATACGAAGCTCCACGACGCAGGGCTTCGCCGGCGCGGTTGTGACGAGCCCGCCGCGACCGAACTCGAGCGTCTCTCGCTCGATAGTTCGTTCCTCACGCGCGCTCGCGCTCCGTCCACTTCGTATAGAACGCGAGTACCGACGCAACTGCCGCCACGAGTGTCAGGCCGGCGGCGACGTGTTTCCCGGCTCGAAACGCGTACGCGCCCAGCAGAACGAACGCGATCACCGATAGCCCGGTGCTCGTCGCCGTTCTCCCCCGTTTGCGGTACGCAAAGAGGCCCGAAAGCGCCGCCAGTAGCGACACCAGTACGAGCAGACCGCTCGCATCAGTGAGCGGCTGTCCGAGCACTTCGATCGCCATCTGGCCTGATTTTATCGGACGAGTCAATGTATCTACTGGTCCGCTCGAGAAACCAGCCGGCTCCGGTCGTCACTCGATCCGCTTCCGTGCCGAACGCGTTTGCATTCGCTCATTCTCTTCCCTGTCACGCGCGACATACGTCCTAATATAGATCATATTCCATTGGAGATACTACGTCCGGGCCCGAACGCGCGGGAAAAACAGATGTTTGTAAACGGTTACTGTTATATGGTTTAGAACCATGTTGCTGAAACGTGAATTACGACATGTTCGATGAGGAAATTCGAAGTTTCGAGTCCGATCGTTCGGTCAGTGGGGTGAGGGTCGATGGTGCATAAGAAAGAGGAACTCAAGGAGGGCTGTTACGGCGACGACGTCCGCGAACATCTCCTCGAGTTCGCGGAAAACGGTGGCTACGAGGCGATTCCGGAGGACGAACACGAGAAGTGGTTCACCCGGTTCAAGTTCTGGGGGCTGTTCCACCAGCGCTCGGGGCAGGAATCGTACTTCATGATGCGACTGACCAACGCCAGTGGCATCTTAGAGCCCGACCAGTTGCGAACCATCGGCGAGGTCGCCCGCGAGTACGCGAAAGGCCCCGTCGAGAACCCCGAGTTCGGCAACGGCTGGATCGACCTGACGACTCGCCAGTCGGTACAACTCCACTGGCTCAAACTCGAGGATGTCCCCGAAGTGTGGGAGAAACTCGAGTCGGTCGGCGTCCACTCGCGCTCGTCGGGCGGGGACACGATGCGCAACATTTCGGGCTGTCCGCTCCACGGCAAAGCCGAGGAGTTCGTCGAGTCCGGCCCGCTCCTCGAGCGTTTCGAGGAGGAACTTCGCAAGGACGACGCGCTGGCGAACATGCCCCGAAAGTTCAATATCAGCGTCTCGGGCTGTACGGTCGGCTGCGCCCAGGATTCGATCAACGACATCGGGTTCGAGCCGGCGACCAAGGAGATCGACGGCGAGGAGGTCCGCGGCTTCAACGTACGTATCGGTGGCGGCCTCGGCGGTCGTCAGCCCCGCGCCGCGACGCCGCTTGATGTCTTCGTCCGGCCCGAGAACGCCTACGAGGTCGGCCGCGGGTTCGTCGAACTCTACCACGACTACGGCAACCGACAGAACCGCTCGAAGAACCGCGCGCGGTTCTTCGCCGAGGACTGGGGCATGGAGAAGATTCGCGAGACCCTACAGGACGAATACGTCGACTTCGAGATGCACACAGCCGGGGAGGACTTCCGCTCCGAGTACACCTACAACGCCGGCCGCCCCGTCGCGGACGGCCAGCACGACCACGTCGGCGTCGGCGATCAGCAGGACGGGCAAAACTACGTCGGGCTGAGCGTCCCGGTCGGCCGCCTGCCCGCCGAGGACGCCATCGAACTGGCCGATCTGGCCGACGAGTACGGCTCCGGCGAAGTTCGGCTGACCCGTCGGCAGAACCCCGTCGTCGTCGACGTGGCCGACGACGACCTCGAGGAGCTGCTCGCCGAACCGCTGCTCTCCGAGTACCCGCCGAAACCGAGCCCGTTCGAGCGCGGCGCGATGGCCTGCACCGGCACCGAGTTCTGCTCGATCGCGCTGACCGAGACGAAAGGCCGGATGGCCCGCATGCTGCGCTGGCTCAACAAGAACGTCGACCTCCCCGAAGACGTCGGCAAGATCAAGATGCATTATTCGGGCTGTACGGCCGACTGCGGCCAGGCGATGACCGCCGACATCGGCCTGCAGGGAATGCGCGCCCGCAAGAACGGCGAGATGGTCGAGGCCTTCGACATCGGCGTCGGCGGCGGCGTCGGCGAGAACCCCTCCTTTATCGACTGGGTCCAACAGCGCGTTCCGGCCGACGAGGCCCCCGGTGCGATCCGGAACTTACTCGAGGCCTACGCCGCTCACCGTTCCGAGGGCCAGACGTTCCGCCAATGGGTCGAGGCGACGGCCGAGGAACAGCTCGTCGAGTTCTGTACGCCCGAGGAGACCGACTTCGAGGCGCCGTACATGGACGACGCCAAGCAGTCGTGGTACCCGTTCGCGGAGAGCGAGTCCGCGGCGGCCGCGACGGCCGACGAATCCACAGTGCCATCGGACGACTGACGGAAACCACCCGCGATCGCTCTTTTCGTCTTTCCGCCGCGTGCTCGCACACTACTTATCAGCTCGCGGAACGTACGGGGGTGTATGCCGGAAGAAGTACTCTTCAAATCCGAAAGCAAGCACAGCCGGTCCGAGATCGCGTCGCTGCTCCGTCGCGTGGCGGACAATCTCGATGACGGCGAAGCAATCTCCCTCAAGGCCGGCTCCGAGTCCGTCACCCTCGAGCCGCCGGCTCACCCGACGTTCGAAGTCAAAGCCGAGCGCGAGGGGCCGGCGGACGCGCCCGGCGAACTCAGCGTCGAGTTCGAACTCGAGTGGGACGAAGCCGGCGAGGACGGCGGCGACGGTGGAAGTCTGGAAATCGAGTGAATCAGCGGTGGTCGCGGGTCCGTTCGTAGGCGTAGTCGAGTGCGTCCTCGAGCGATCCGGGGCCGTCGTAGCTCGCCGAAAACAGATCCATGAACTCGCCGGCGATCCGTTCGCAGCGTTCGAACGTCAGAACGGTCCTGACGCGTATCGTCTCCGAGAGGTCCAGCCCGGGATAGCTCGTCGCCGTCAGCGTGTATCCCGGGTGGTCCTCGCCGTCGAGCGAGGCCGGCGCGACCTTCAATCGCAGATCGCCCGATTCGTGGAGATACGTCCGATACTGCATTTCCCGATCCGTGTCTGCCGGGGTGTAGGCCCGTGACTCTTCGGTGGTCCACTCGAGCGGCGCGTCGGCGTCCATCGATCACTGATACCAACTCAAGCGCTACGTTCGTATCGCAATACGCAATATTACCGGACGTTAGTACAGAACTGCAAACAACGGCGGATACTCCCGCGAGATGCGGTTATATTTTCTACGAACGGTCACTGAACGCGGTGAAACGAGGACGAACGACGAATGTATTCCCCGGCAAGGGGTGGTTTTCGCTCACGTCTGCCGATCGCCGACCGGCTCGCCGGCTCGTTCGTCGCCCTCGGGGCTGACGCTACCGGTCCGGTAGCCGTGGAGGTCGAGCGTGACGTGGTCGAACCCCAGTTTCGAGAGCTCGGCTCGGACCGTCTCGACGAACTCCCGCTCCAGCGCGCGCTCGAGTTCGTCGGGCGCCACCTCGATGCGGGCGAGGCCGTCGTGGTCGCGGACGCGGAACTGATCGAACCCCCACTGGCGAAGCAGGGCCTCGGCACGCTCGATTCGGGTCAGCCGGTCGTCGGTGACCGCGAGTCCGGTCGGGATGCGCGAGGAGAGACAGGCCATCGAAGGCTTGTCGGCGACCGACAGGTCGTAGCGGGCGGCGATCTGACGGACCTCGTCTTTCGCGATGTCGTGGGCCAACAGCGGCGAGTGAACGTCCAGTTCCTCGACGGCTTGCAGACCGGGCCGGTGGCCTGCGCCCGGATCGTCGGCGTTCGTCCCGTCGCAGACCGTGCCGATCCCGAGGTCGCGGGCGGTCTCTATCATTTCGCCCAAGCGCATCGTCCGGCAGTGATAGCAGCGCTCGTCGTCGTTCTCGACGAACGCGTCGCTCTCGAGTTCGGAGAAGGAGACGATCTCGTGGCGAATGCCGATCTCGCTCGCGACCCGCTTTGCGTCCTCGAGTTCGGCCGCCGGCAGGGTCTCGCTTTTGGCGGTGCAGGCGACCGCGTCCGAACCGAGCGCGTCGTGGGCGAGCGCGGCCACCGCGCTCGAGTCGACGCCGCCGGAGAAGGCCACGAGGACCCCGTCGCGGGCCGCCAGATCGTCGCGGGCGGCCTCGAGTTTCGCCTCGACCGTTGTCATGGCCCGTGATTCGAACCGGACGGGCAAAAGCGCGTTGCGTCGGGCCGTCGCCGGTCGCCGCCCGTTCGTCGCTCGCTCTCGCGATACCGGCTTCTACTCCTGGGGCCTGATGACCAGCTTTCCGACCAGATCGCGGGCCTCCATGTCTCGGACCGCCGCCGCGGTTTCGGCGAGCGGATACTGCTCGCCGACGACCGGCTCGAGGCGGCCGTCCGCGACGAACTCGATCAGTTGCTCGAGGTCCGATTGGGTACCGAGCGTGCTGCCGAGGATGCGCTTGTGGCCGAAGTAGAGGTCGCGGGCGTCGAACTCGGGGAACTGGCCGGCCGTTCGGCCGCAGATGACCATCGCGCCGTCGGTTCGCAGGACTTCTGCGCCGACGTGAGTGTAGGGGCCGCCGAGGTGGTTGATCGTCGCGTCGACCGCGCCGAGCTCCGCGACGGCCGTCCGCATCGCGTCGGGGTCGGCGGTGTGGATCGCGTGGTCGAGCCCCTCCTGTTCGACGCGCTCGAGTTTCTCGGCGGACGACGACGTGCCGACGGTCTCGGCACCGATGAGATCGGCGAGCTGTACCGCGGCGATGCCGACGCCGCCGGTCGCGCCGGGGACGAAGACACGGTCGCCCGCGGAGACGTCGCCGCGCTGGAGCATCCGGTAGGCGGTCACGTAGGCGATCGGCAGCGCCGCGGCGTCGACGACCGAGACCGAGTCGGGGAGCGCCACGAGGCGGCTCGCGTCGACGAGCGCCCGTTCGGCGAACGCGCCGTCGTAGCTGTCGTAGTTCTCGCACATGTTTTCGGGACCGTCCCGACACGGCCGGCACTCGCCGCAGGTCAGGAGCGGACAGAGGACGACGCGGTCTCCCTCAGCGACGTTCGAGACGCCGTCACCCGTTTTGGCGACGGTGCCGGCGAGGTCACCGCCGGGGACGAACGGCAGGTCCTCGTGTGTGAGTCGGCCATCCTCGAGCTTCCAGAGGTCGCGGTGGTTGAGCGACGCCGCGTCGACGCGGACGACCGCCTCGCCGGGTCCGGGCGTCGGATCGGGGCGGTTCGCGACGGCGATCGCGGACGGGTCCTCGAGGCTGGTCGCGGCTGCGACGCGCATACGCCGCTTGTCGCGGGGAGCGCCCATAGCTCTGGTCCCCGGGATTCGGGACGGCGACCGCCGAATGCCGTAATCCGCGTGCCGGGCGGTTAAGACAGTGTCTACAGTAGGTCGCCTCGAGACTACTATGGCCGTATCAGATCACCTGTCGCGGTTGCGCTCGATCACCGAGACGGAGGGCCACACCGAAGACGTCGACGAACGCCCCCGCGAGGAGCACGTCGCCGACGCGGTGTTGCGCGGGATCCAGGGCGGGTTCGTCGCGACGCTAATCATGTCCGCGTTCCGGTTGCCGCTCCTGCGATCGCTGCCGCCGTCGGCCAACCTCTGGTCGCAGTACGTCGCCGGTGACGACCCCAGAAAGCACTCGGTCGCCGCCATCGCGTTCCACCTCCTCTACGGCATCAGTGCCGGGGCCCTCTTCGGCGTGCTGTTCTCGATCTACGACGCGGGGCGCTCCATCGAGCCCGAACAGCGCGGGCTCGTCTGGGGAGCGGTCTACGGGATGGCCCTGTCGGCCGTCGGCGTGCAGGTCGTCCTGCAGGACCTGCTCGGCATCCGCCTCGAGGCCGACGAGCTCGCGTTTTTCCACGCCGGCCACCTCGTCTACGGGCTCTCGCTCGGCGCCTGGGTCGGCTCGCGGACGGAGGGCGTCGAGGATCCCGAGGCGGAGTACGAGTATCAGGGCGGCAACTGACGGGCGAGTATCGGGCGGCGACAGAGCTACGACCGCGCCAGCTCCGCGACGTCCTCCTCGAGCAGATTCGCGTACTCGAGTCGCAGGTCGCGGGCGTCGGCTTTCGTGACGTACTGGCGCCCGTCGATCCGGGCCGCGATCGGGTGGTAGTCGCTGACCGAGAACCCCATTCGCTCGAGGTAGCCCGCGACGGCCGGCGACTCGAGGCCGTCGTGGATCGCCGATTCGGCGAGGTCGCAGACGGTCTCGAACGCTGGAAGGGCGATCCCCTCGTCGGTGACGTGGCCGGGGCGGGCGGTCGGCCCGTCCTCGCCGTCGGGTCGGTCGTAGCCGCTGGGATCGCTGCCACCCACGGTGTCGCGACCGGTGTCTCGGTCCCGCCGCTCGGTGCTCCCGCCGTCAATCCGAACGGTGGTCTCGGGGACCAGTTCCATCACGGTCCGGAGGTCGTCGGCCAGCCGGAGCAGCTGGCTGGGCAGGGCGGCGTCCGGCGAGCGCCACTCGACGGTGGGCATCGAATCCCGCAGCCGGACGGGCGTCCAGACCACGTCGTCGGGCGAGAAGTGTTCCTTGACCACCGCGGCGTCGATCCCCGCGTCGACGGCCGCCGCTTCGAACTCCTCGTAGCGGTGCTCGAGTCGCCGGTGCCACTCGCCGACGGTCTCGACGTAGCGCCAGAGCTGGCCGTGTTTCGGGAACTCCGCGTAGCTCTTCTTCCGGTAGCAGTACGGTCTGGCACCGTTGGCGATCCGTTCCCCCTGAAAGTACGGCGAGGAGGAGACCAGCGCGAGCGCCGGGTCCAGCGCGATGAGCGCGTTGAGCTGATCGGTTACGTTGCGCTTCTCGAGGTGAACGTGGGTGCCGGCACAGTACTTCGCGTAGTCCAAGTTCGTTCCGATCGCCGCCTTCTGAATGCGACCCCGCTCGTCCGGCCGGCGGTCGATCGCGTCGCAGTTGATCGGCGTGCCGAACGGAACGAGGTGTCTGTCCGTTTCCGCCGCCCTCGAGAGCACGTCCTCGAGTTCACCCACGAGCGCCGTCCGAAGCTCGGAAATCGTCTCGCACGGTGGCGTCTTCACCTCGAACAGCGGCTCGACGAACTCCCGCTCGGTCTGGCTCGAGACGTCCGCGAGCGGTCCCGGTTCGGTGAGATTCCCATCGCTGTCGACGACCCAGTACTCGACTTCGATGCTCGTGTTCATGCTCGAGATTCCGTCGGTCCCGTCGGTCTGCCCCGCGGGGAGCGTTGATTCGGACGACCCGGTTCCGCTCGCCGATCGGCTCGTTGCCCTCGTTGCTACGCTATGGTTGGTCAACTCTCCTGATATGAGCGTGCCCTGCAGCCGCCTGCCGCCGCCGTCGTTCGTGGACGTGCGCGAACCGGATCACTCCGGTTCGAAGCCGCCGACGAGGTACTCGAGGCCGAACAGTGCGATCGCACCGACGACAGCCCACCCGGCGGTCAGCGCGATCGTTTCCGTCGTCCACGCGTGCGACTGGCTGATGTTCGTCAGCGGGGCGGGGACCGAGCCGGCGACGAGGCTCACGAGGAAAATGAGCGTCAGCTCACGGCGGCGTGCCATCGCCGCGCGGACGAGACGGGCGATAGAGAGCAGCCCGACGACGCCGCCGACGAGGAACAAGGCGACGGTCGTTCCCGGATCGACGACGGCCGCGAGCGAGCCGCCGCCGAGGAGGTCGCCGATAGCGCCGACGAACGCAGTCAGTTCGTCGGAGAGGAAGACGTACTGGCCGAGCAGGATCAGGATCAGCGAGCCGGAGATCCCCGGCAGGATCATCGCACTGACCGCGATCGCGCCCGCGACGAGGATCACGACCGGGCCGCTCCCCGGCAGCGTGACCAGGTCGGCGGCGACCAACAGCGCGAGTCCCGCGCCCACGATCGCGGTCCCGGCGTGGACGGGCGTGGTGAAGGTGAGATTCCGGCCGAGCGTGATCGCCGAGGCGGCGATCAGCCCGGTGAAGAAGCCGAACA
Proteins encoded in this window:
- a CDS encoding nitrite/sulfite reductase, whose product is MVHKKEELKEGCYGDDVREHLLEFAENGGYEAIPEDEHEKWFTRFKFWGLFHQRSGQESYFMMRLTNASGILEPDQLRTIGEVAREYAKGPVENPEFGNGWIDLTTRQSVQLHWLKLEDVPEVWEKLESVGVHSRSSGGDTMRNISGCPLHGKAEEFVESGPLLERFEEELRKDDALANMPRKFNISVSGCTVGCAQDSINDIGFEPATKEIDGEEVRGFNVRIGGGLGGRQPRAATPLDVFVRPENAYEVGRGFVELYHDYGNRQNRSKNRARFFAEDWGMEKIRETLQDEYVDFEMHTAGEDFRSEYTYNAGRPVADGQHDHVGVGDQQDGQNYVGLSVPVGRLPAEDAIELADLADEYGSGEVRLTRRQNPVVVDVADDDLEELLAEPLLSEYPPKPSPFERGAMACTGTEFCSIALTETKGRMARMLRWLNKNVDLPEDVGKIKMHYSGCTADCGQAMTADIGLQGMRARKNGEMVEAFDIGVGGGVGENPSFIDWVQQRVPADEAPGAIRNLLEAYAAHRSEGQTFRQWVEATAEEQLVEFCTPEETDFEAPYMDDAKQSWYPFAESESAAAATADESTVPSDD
- a CDS encoding amphi-Trp domain-containing protein yields the protein MPEEVLFKSESKHSRSEIASLLRRVADNLDDGEAISLKAGSESVTLEPPAHPTFEVKAEREGPADAPGELSVEFELEWDEAGEDGGDGGSLEIE
- the larE gene encoding ATP-dependent sacrificial sulfur transferase LarE; the encoded protein is MTTVEAKLEAARDDLAARDGVLVAFSGGVDSSAVAALAHDALGSDAVACTAKSETLPAAELEDAKRVASEIGIRHEIVSFSELESDAFVENDDERCYHCRTMRLGEMIETARDLGIGTVCDGTNADDPGAGHRPGLQAVEELDVHSPLLAHDIAKDEVRQIAARYDLSVADKPSMACLSSRIPTGLAVTDDRLTRIERAEALLRQWGFDQFRVRDHDGLARIEVAPDELERALEREFVETVRAELSKLGFDHVTLDLHGYRTGSVSPEGDERAGEPVGDRQT
- a CDS encoding alcohol dehydrogenase catalytic domain-containing protein, with the translated sequence MRVAAATSLEDPSAIAVANRPDPTPGPGEAVVRVDAASLNHRDLWKLEDGRLTHEDLPFVPGGDLAGTVAKTGDGVSNVAEGDRVVLCPLLTCGECRPCRDGPENMCENYDSYDGAFAERALVDASRLVALPDSVSVVDAAALPIAYVTAYRMLQRGDVSAGDRVFVPGATGGVGIAAVQLADLIGAETVGTSSSAEKLERVEQEGLDHAIHTADPDAMRTAVAELGAVDATINHLGGPYTHVGAEVLRTDGAMVICGRTAGQFPEFDARDLYFGHKRILGSTLGTQSDLEQLIEFVADGRLEPVVGEQYPLAETAAAVRDMEARDLVGKLVIRPQE
- a CDS encoding DUF6789 family protein, with the translated sequence MAVSDHLSRLRSITETEGHTEDVDERPREEHVADAVLRGIQGGFVATLIMSAFRLPLLRSLPPSANLWSQYVAGDDPRKHSVAAIAFHLLYGISAGALFGVLFSIYDAGRSIEPEQRGLVWGAVYGMALSAVGVQVVLQDLLGIRLEADELAFFHAGHLVYGLSLGAWVGSRTEGVEDPEAEYEYQGGN
- a CDS encoding glutamate-cysteine ligase family protein, which translates into the protein MNTSIEVEYWVVDSDGNLTEPGPLADVSSQTEREFVEPLFEVKTPPCETISELRTALVGELEDVLSRAAETDRHLVPFGTPINCDAIDRRPDERGRIQKAAIGTNLDYAKYCAGTHVHLEKRNVTDQLNALIALDPALALVSSSPYFQGERIANGARPYCYRKKSYAEFPKHGQLWRYVETVGEWHRRLEHRYEEFEAAAVDAGIDAAVVKEHFSPDDVVWTPVRLRDSMPTVEWRSPDAALPSQLLRLADDLRTVMELVPETTVRIDGGSTERRDRDTGRDTVGGSDPSGYDRPDGEDGPTARPGHVTDEGIALPAFETVCDLAESAIHDGLESPAVAGYLERMGFSVSDYHPIAARIDGRQYVTKADARDLRLEYANLLEEDVAELARS
- a CDS encoding DUF368 domain-containing protein, which encodes MEYNTPDVVVDRLELLRAYGYGLCMGTADALPGVSGGTVALLLGFYGRLIAAVTAFTPWRAAAILRGYRPEQRTRAREALLELDLGFLLPLGVGMATAVVLIADIVSSLAKTHPVAMFGFFTGLIAASAITLGRNLTFTTPVHAGTAIVGAGLALLVAADLVTLPGSGPVVILVAGAIAVSAMILPGISGSLILILLGQYVFLSDELTAFVGAIGDLLGGGSLAAVVDPGTTVALFLVGGVVGLLSIARLVRAAMARRRELTLIFLVSLVAGSVPAPLTNISQSHAWTTETIALTAGWAVVGAIALFGLEYLVGGFEPE